In Salinirussus salinus, the following proteins share a genomic window:
- a CDS encoding DUF5305 family protein — MNDEIPLTLRLRRLVSDWFPAVVVGLVVLTLLAGVGTYGAHASTEYETEEVVVSSLNESTEFEHSALVRNDSTVWSEGETVRERPLYYMRLMPVLDANYTYAYDLSGEDGDRDPEVTARTEARLLVRAVNEDGETLWRDVRPLASETSGSLAPGEAHEVSLSVNTTRVARRIFRVESDLGAQVGDVQVVVRARTSVNGSVAGQDLSREHESSLPLVVRPPTYRVDGAQTVAAGTPLRTDTVREAVQPPLLTRVGAPVGLLAGLLGLAGLAYASRRDLIELSEAERERCLLAEKRKQFNDWITRGEIPGIDQYQTVVKVSSLSGLVDLAIDTNNRVIEDDNAFYVLRGREDVAYVYAPSTSAVHSWLFGGFDFEDDGSFPEVEAAGNGGDAFGGGTEAPDVESLFDDDGFGDTEGADRGDDADAFEWPEEDDEAAGDDLWSGGTEDTGDDSRE, encoded by the coding sequence ATGAACGACGAGATCCCCCTCACGCTGCGGCTCCGCCGGCTGGTCAGCGACTGGTTCCCCGCGGTCGTCGTGGGGCTGGTGGTTCTGACGCTCCTGGCGGGCGTCGGCACTTACGGCGCCCACGCCAGCACCGAGTACGAGACCGAGGAGGTGGTGGTGTCATCGCTGAACGAGTCGACGGAGTTCGAGCACAGTGCGCTGGTGCGCAACGACAGCACCGTCTGGTCGGAGGGCGAGACCGTGCGCGAGCGCCCGCTGTACTACATGCGCCTGATGCCGGTTCTCGACGCGAACTACACGTACGCCTACGACCTCAGCGGGGAGGACGGGGACCGGGACCCCGAGGTGACCGCCCGGACGGAGGCGCGGCTTCTCGTCCGCGCGGTGAACGAGGACGGCGAGACCCTCTGGCGTGACGTCCGGCCGCTGGCCTCCGAGACCTCCGGGTCGCTCGCGCCCGGGGAGGCACACGAGGTGTCGCTCTCGGTCAACACCACCCGCGTCGCCCGGCGGATCTTCCGGGTGGAGTCCGACCTCGGCGCGCAGGTCGGCGACGTCCAGGTGGTCGTCAGAGCGCGGACGTCGGTGAACGGCTCCGTCGCGGGCCAGGACCTCTCCCGCGAGCACGAGAGTTCCCTCCCGCTGGTGGTCCGGCCCCCCACCTACCGCGTGGACGGGGCACAGACGGTAGCAGCGGGCACGCCGTTGCGGACGGACACGGTCCGGGAGGCCGTCCAGCCCCCGCTGCTGACGCGGGTCGGCGCGCCGGTCGGGCTCCTCGCCGGACTCCTGGGCCTCGCCGGCCTCGCCTACGCCTCCCGGCGGGACCTGATCGAGCTGAGCGAGGCCGAGCGCGAACGGTGTCTGCTGGCGGAGAAGCGCAAGCAGTTCAACGACTGGATCACCCGCGGGGAGATCCCCGGTATCGACCAGTACCAGACTGTCGTCAAAGTCAGCAGTCTCTCCGGGCTGGTCGACCTCGCGATCGACACTAACAACCGCGTCATCGAGGACGACAACGCCTTCTACGTCCTCCGGGGCCGGGAGGACGTCGCCTACGTCTACGCCCCCTCGACCTCCGCGGTCCACAGCTGGCTGTTCGGCGGCTTCGACTTCGAGGACGACGGGTCGTTCCCCGAGGTCGAGGCGGCCGGGAACGGCGGGGACGCCTTCGGAGGCGGCACGGAAGCGCCCGACGTCGAGTCCCTCTTCGACGACGATGGGTTCGGTGACACGGAGGGTGCCGACAGGGGCGACGACGCGGACGCCTTCGAGTGGCCCGAGGAGGACGATGAGGCTGCGGGAGACGACCTCTGGTCCGGCGGGACGGAAGACACCGGGGACGACAGCCGGGAGTGA
- a CDS encoding CBS domain-containing protein, whose amino-acid sequence MDDIFVASLMSNGVVSVTSDTLVEDAAQRLREKEVGSLVVVDDEGRLEGILTSTDFVAIVAKSRPKADTTVERYMTEKVVTVGPQDPIRDAADAMITYGINHLPVVDGDDTVIGMLSSTDLTAYLSGVQEPSPA is encoded by the coding sequence ATGGACGACATCTTCGTCGCGAGCCTGATGTCAAACGGCGTCGTCTCGGTGACCAGCGACACGCTCGTGGAGGACGCTGCCCAGCGACTCCGCGAGAAGGAGGTCGGGTCGCTGGTCGTCGTGGACGACGAGGGGCGGCTCGAGGGGATCCTGACGAGCACGGACTTCGTCGCGATCGTCGCCAAGAGCCGGCCGAAAGCCGACACGACTGTCGAGCGCTACATGACCGAGAAGGTTGTCACCGTCGGCCCCCAGGACCCGATCCGCGACGCCGCGGACGCGATGATAACCTACGGGATCAACCACCTCCCCGTCGTCGACGGCGACGACACCGTCATCGGGATGCTCTCCTCGACGGACCTCACCGCCTACCTCTCCGGCGTCCAGGAGCCCTCGCCCGCGTGA
- the leuC gene encoding 3-isopropylmalate dehydratase large subunit: protein MSRNTLYDKVWEKHKVTTLPNGQDQLFVGLHLIHEVTSPQAFGMLRERDIDVARPDLTLATVDHIVPTADQSRPYSDDAAEEMMAELEENVRDAGIDFLDPTTGDQGIVHVVGPEQGLTQPGKTIVCGDSHTSTHGAFGALAFGIGTSQIRDVLATQTIAMDKQKVRKIQVDGRLQEGVEAKDIILEIIRRLGTEGGVGYVYEYAGEAIEDLGMEGRMSICNMSIEGGARAGYVNPDETTFEWLEETDYFQENPGEFDRLKPYWESVRSDGDAEYDDVVTIDAGDLEPVVTWGTTPGQGVGITDPIPAPEDLPEDKQDTARRAQEHMRVEPGDTMEGYGIDVAFLGSCTNARLPDLRRAASIVEGREVHDDVRAMVVPGSQRVQQAAKEEGLKNVFEKAGFDWRNAGCSMCLGMNEDQLEGDEACASSSNRNFVGRQGSKDGRTVLMNPQMVAAAAITGEVTDVRELEAVVNV, encoded by the coding sequence ATGAGCCGGAACACGCTGTACGACAAGGTCTGGGAGAAGCACAAGGTAACGACGCTGCCAAACGGCCAGGACCAGCTGTTCGTCGGGCTGCACCTCATCCACGAGGTGACCAGCCCGCAGGCGTTCGGAATGTTGCGGGAGCGTGACATCGATGTCGCGCGCCCGGACCTGACGCTGGCGACCGTCGACCACATCGTCCCGACCGCCGACCAGTCCCGGCCCTACAGCGACGACGCGGCCGAAGAGATGATGGCCGAACTGGAGGAGAACGTCCGCGACGCGGGCATCGACTTCCTGGACCCGACGACCGGGGACCAGGGGATCGTCCACGTCGTCGGCCCGGAGCAGGGCCTGACCCAGCCCGGCAAGACCATCGTCTGTGGCGACTCCCACACCTCGACCCACGGCGCCTTCGGCGCGCTCGCGTTCGGCATCGGGACCTCACAGATCCGAGACGTGCTGGCGACACAGACCATCGCCATGGACAAACAGAAGGTCCGGAAGATCCAGGTCGACGGCCGGTTGCAGGAGGGCGTCGAGGCAAAGGACATCATCCTCGAGATCATCCGCCGCCTGGGCACCGAGGGCGGCGTCGGGTACGTCTACGAGTACGCCGGCGAGGCCATCGAGGACCTCGGGATGGAGGGGCGGATGAGCATCTGCAACATGTCCATCGAGGGCGGCGCCCGAGCGGGCTACGTCAACCCCGACGAGACCACCTTCGAGTGGCTCGAAGAGACCGACTACTTCCAGGAGAACCCCGGGGAGTTCGACCGCCTCAAGCCCTACTGGGAGTCGGTCCGCAGCGACGGGGACGCCGAGTACGACGACGTGGTCACCATCGACGCCGGCGACCTCGAACCAGTGGTCACCTGGGGAACCACACCCGGACAGGGGGTCGGCATCACGGACCCGATCCCGGCACCCGAGGACCTGCCCGAGGACAAGCAGGACACCGCCCGGCGCGCACAGGAACACATGCGCGTCGAACCCGGCGACACGATGGAGGGCTACGGGATAGACGTGGCCTTCCTCGGGTCGTGTACGAACGCCCGCCTGCCGGACCTGCGCCGCGCGGCCAGTATTGTCGAGGGCCGCGAGGTCCACGACGACGTGCGCGCGATGGTCGTCCCCGGCAGCCAGCGCGTCCAGCAGGCCGCCAAAGAGGAAGGCCTGAAGAACGTCTTCGAGAAAGCCGGCTTCGACTGGCGCAACGCCGGCTGTTCGATGTGTCTCGGCATGAACGAGGACCAGCTGGAGGGTGACGAGGCCTGTGCCTCCTCCTCCAACCGGAACTTTGTCGGCCGGCAGGGGAGCAAGGACGGCCGCACCGTCCTGATGAACCCCCAGATGGTCGCAGCCGCGGCGATCACCGGGGAAGTGACTGACGTGCGAGAACTGGAGGCGGTGGTGAACGTATGA
- the leuD gene encoding 3-isopropylmalate dehydratase small subunit: protein MTGEDEVEIPEVTDVSGTGIPIRGNDIDTDQVIPARFMKVVTFDGLGEFAFFDQRFDDEDNPKDHPMNEDRFQDASIMVVNNNFGCGSSREHAPQALMRWGIDALVGEGFAEIFAGNCLALGIPTVTADHETINDLQQWVEDNPDGEIEIDIDAETVSYGGQEVGVTVNEGQRKALVDGIWDTTALMKSNQNAIEETAAGLPYVGSPE, encoded by the coding sequence ATGACGGGCGAGGACGAGGTCGAGATCCCCGAAGTGACGGACGTCTCCGGGACGGGCATCCCCATCCGCGGGAACGACATCGACACCGACCAGGTCATCCCGGCGCGGTTCATGAAGGTCGTCACCTTCGACGGCCTCGGGGAGTTCGCCTTCTTCGACCAGCGGTTCGATGACGAGGACAACCCCAAGGACCACCCGATGAACGAGGACCGGTTCCAGGACGCCTCCATCATGGTGGTCAACAACAACTTCGGCTGTGGTTCCTCTCGCGAGCACGCCCCGCAGGCGCTGATGCGCTGGGGCATCGACGCGCTCGTGGGTGAGGGCTTCGCCGAGATATTCGCGGGAAACTGTCTGGCGCTGGGCATCCCCACGGTCACCGCCGACCACGAGACGATAAACGACCTCCAGCAGTGGGTCGAGGACAACCCCGACGGCGAGATCGAGATCGACATCGACGCGGAGACTGTCTCGTACGGCGGACAGGAAGTCGGCGTCACCGTCAACGAGGGCCAGCGCAAGGCACTCGTCGACGGCATCTGGGACACGACGGCGCTGATGAAGTCGAATCAGAACGCTATCGAGGAGACCGCTGCCGGACTCCCCTACGTCGGGAGCCCCGAGTAG
- a CDS encoding signal peptidase I encodes MGAGTYARYALGGVVVVLLLALLLGQLLGQPLLLTYVQTDSMSPTIEPGDGYIVLPSSVTGGVSEGDIVLYEAQEFDGGGLTTHRVVGETDEGYITKGDNNPFTDQDGGEPPVQEGQVVGVALQVGGGPVTIPWLGVLVTTVRGLVTAVVGALLGIVGLEAAGGGAVGIVAIVAGLLMLLASVLLSGQRPSRSYNRRRGSFVLRGEVLTVLFVLAVLVPANASMVIPGGTAEYTVISSENPAEDDAVRPGGTLELRYTVQNSGFVPLHAVVEPASSGVRVDQRQLSVPFQGSASTGVELQIPEQPGTYARYVHEHRYLGILPGPWIATLHRVHPLVALGVINVVIAAVVAAVTLYTVGTGRVRLRSRAREESAGNRLRDALRRE; translated from the coding sequence ATGGGGGCTGGAACGTACGCGCGGTACGCGCTCGGGGGAGTCGTGGTGGTCCTCCTGCTCGCACTCCTGCTCGGCCAGCTGCTGGGCCAGCCGCTGCTGCTGACGTACGTCCAGACCGACAGCATGTCCCCGACCATCGAGCCCGGGGACGGCTACATCGTCCTCCCGAGTTCGGTCACCGGCGGCGTGAGCGAGGGCGACATCGTGCTCTACGAGGCCCAGGAGTTCGACGGGGGTGGGCTGACGACCCACCGGGTGGTCGGGGAGACCGATGAGGGGTACATCACCAAGGGGGACAACAACCCCTTCACCGACCAGGACGGCGGCGAGCCCCCGGTCCAGGAGGGGCAGGTCGTCGGCGTCGCCCTCCAGGTCGGCGGCGGCCCCGTCACCATCCCCTGGCTCGGCGTGCTCGTCACGACAGTCCGCGGGCTGGTGACCGCCGTCGTGGGCGCACTGCTGGGTATCGTGGGCCTCGAAGCCGCCGGCGGGGGCGCGGTCGGCATCGTCGCCATCGTGGCGGGGCTCCTGATGCTGCTGGCGAGCGTGTTGCTGAGCGGGCAGCGCCCATCGCGGAGCTACAACCGGCGCCGGGGGTCGTTCGTCCTCCGTGGGGAGGTGCTCACGGTCCTGTTCGTGCTCGCGGTGCTCGTCCCCGCGAACGCGTCGATGGTGATCCCCGGCGGCACCGCGGAGTACACCGTCATCAGTTCGGAGAACCCCGCCGAAGACGACGCCGTCCGGCCCGGCGGGACGCTGGAGCTGCGCTACACCGTCCAGAACAGCGGGTTCGTCCCCCTGCACGCGGTCGTCGAGCCCGCGAGCAGCGGCGTGCGGGTCGACCAGCGGCAGCTCTCGGTCCCATTCCAGGGCAGCGCGTCGACGGGAGTCGAGCTACAGATCCCCGAGCAACCCGGCACCTACGCCCGCTACGTCCACGAACACCGGTATCTGGGGATCCTGCCGGGCCCGTGGATCGCGACGCTTCACCGGGTCCACCCGCTCGTGGCGCTCGGGGTGATCAACGTCGTCATCGCGGCGGTCGTCGCAGCGGTCACGCTCTACACCGTGGGGACCGGGCGGGTCCGGCTGCGCTCGCGGGCCCGCGAGGAGTCCGCCGGCAACAGGCTCCGGGACGCCCTGCGGCGGGAGTGA
- a CDS encoding isocitrate/isopropylmalate dehydrogenase family protein, with the protein MTHEIAVIPGDGIGREVTPAAVEVLEALPVDLEFVHAEAGDATLEETGEALPAETRAVAEEADATLFGAVGETAADVILPLREVVGSFANVRPARAYPGLDAVKPETDLVFIRENTEGVYSGIESEITEGVRTLTRVVTEEASREIAEYGFRYAQRNGYDDVTVAHKANVMRETDGLFLETAERVAEERDADYDTALMDALAMHLIIHPEDYGVVVCPNLAGDMLSDLAAGLVGGLGLLPSANIGHENALFEPVHGSAPDIAGQGVANPAAMLFSAAMLLEHLEYPDEAARLREAVEATLAEGPHTPDLGGDAGTEDVTAAVLDRL; encoded by the coding sequence ATGACTCACGAGATCGCGGTCATCCCGGGCGACGGGATCGGGCGGGAAGTGACGCCGGCGGCCGTCGAGGTCCTGGAGGCGCTGCCCGTCGACCTGGAGTTCGTCCACGCCGAGGCCGGCGACGCCACGCTGGAAGAGACCGGCGAGGCCCTGCCCGCGGAGACGCGGGCGGTCGCCGAGGAGGCCGACGCGACGCTGTTCGGCGCGGTCGGCGAGACGGCCGCCGACGTCATCCTCCCGCTGCGGGAGGTCGTCGGCTCGTTCGCCAACGTCCGCCCGGCCCGGGCGTACCCGGGACTGGACGCCGTGAAGCCCGAGACCGACCTGGTCTTTATCCGGGAGAACACCGAGGGGGTCTACTCGGGGATCGAGTCCGAGATCACCGAGGGGGTTCGGACGCTGACCCGCGTCGTCACCGAGGAGGCCTCACGGGAGATCGCGGAGTACGGCTTCCGCTACGCGCAGCGCAACGGCTACGACGACGTGACGGTCGCGCACAAGGCAAACGTCATGCGCGAGACCGACGGGCTCTTTCTGGAGACCGCAGAGCGGGTCGCGGAAGAGCGGGATGCGGACTACGACACCGCCCTGATGGACGCGCTGGCGATGCACCTCATCATCCATCCCGAGGACTACGGCGTTGTGGTCTGTCCCAACCTCGCTGGCGACATGCTCTCGGACCTGGCGGCCGGGCTGGTCGGCGGGCTCGGCCTGCTGCCGAGCGCCAACATCGGACACGAGAACGCCCTGTTCGAGCCGGTCCACGGTTCCGCGCCCGACATCGCCGGCCAGGGGGTCGCCAATCCCGCAGCGATGCTGTTCTCGGCGGCGATGCTGCTCGAGCACCTCGAGTACCCCGACGAGGCCGCTCGCCTGCGTGAGGCCGTGGAGGCGACGCTCGCCGAGGGACCACACACCCCGGACCTGGGCGGCGACGCCGGCACCGAGGACGTGACGGCGGCGGTTCTCGACCGGCTGTAG
- a CDS encoding DUF7344 domain-containing protein gives MGERQVNRDETFELLSNHRRRYALHYCKHRDEPVTLSDLAEQVAAWEHDKSVDEVTSSERKRTYTSLQQTHLPAMEEAGIIEWDDQVELTPAAERLNVYMDIVPEESVPWGVYYLWLSGIGGAVLAFAWFDLVPVSAPDIVWAGLVVAAFAVSAAVHVYRNRQTKLGRTERPPELE, from the coding sequence ATGGGGGAGAGACAGGTGAACCGCGACGAGACCTTCGAGCTGCTGAGCAACCACCGGCGCCGCTACGCGCTCCACTACTGCAAGCACCGGGACGAGCCAGTGACGCTGTCGGACCTGGCCGAACAGGTCGCGGCCTGGGAGCACGACAAGTCCGTCGACGAGGTAACTTCGAGCGAGCGCAAGCGAACCTACACCTCCCTCCAGCAGACCCACCTCCCGGCGATGGAGGAGGCAGGGATCATCGAGTGGGACGACCAGGTCGAGCTGACGCCGGCCGCCGAGCGCCTCAACGTCTACATGGACATCGTGCCCGAGGAGTCGGTCCCGTGGGGAGTGTACTACCTCTGGCTCTCGGGGATCGGCGGCGCCGTGCTCGCCTTTGCGTGGTTCGACCTCGTGCCGGTCTCGGCCCCCGACATCGTCTGGGCCGGGCTCGTGGTCGCCGCTTTCGCCGTCTCCGCCGCCGTCCACGTGTACCGGAACCGACAGACGAAACTCGGCCGGACGGAACGGCCACCGGAGCTGGAGTGA